A stretch of the Alnus glutinosa chromosome 6, dhAlnGlut1.1, whole genome shotgun sequence genome encodes the following:
- the LOC133871227 gene encoding purine permease 1-like, translating into MKKVLLILNCVLLSIGNCGGPLIMRLYFIHGGKRVWLSSWLETGGWPIVLLPLTVTYFHRRSTQGPRAKLYFMKPPLFIASAGIGIITGFDDYLYAYGVARLPVSTSSLIIASQLAFTAGFAFLLVRQKFTSYSINAVVLLTIGPSVLALHTSNDRPGGESNKQYLVGFLMTVAAAALYGFLLPLIELTYKKAKQEITYSLVMEVQIVMSLFATLLCTVGMLINKDFKAIPREAREFELGETKYYVVLVWSAIIWQGFFLGAIGIIFCASSLLSAVVIAVLLPVTEVLAVIFYQEKFQAEKGVALVLSLWGFASYFYGEVKQSKKKKLPPETEVPQIPNP; encoded by the exons ATGAAGAAAGTCCTTCTCATACTGAACTGCGTTCTATTATCTATCGGAAACTGCGGGGGCCCACTAATCATGAGGCTTTACTTCATCCACGGCGGCAAGCGAGTGTGGCTCTCCAGCTGGCTCGAAACCGGCGGCTGGCCCATCGTTCTCCTGCCCCTCACCGTCACATACTTTCACCGCCGTAGCACCCAAGGCCCAAGAGCCAAACTCTACTTCATGAAGCCACCTTTGTTCATCGCCTCCGCTGGCATAGGAATCATCACCGGCTTCGATGACTACCTCTACGCCTACGGCGTGGCGCGCCTTCCCGTTTCAACCTCTTCTTTGATCATTGCCTCTCAGCTTGCTTTTACGGCAGGGTTCGCTTTCCTTTTGGTGAGGCAAAAGTTCACCTCGTACTCGATCAACGCGGTGGTTTTGCTGACCATTGGACCGAGTGTTCTGGCTTTACACACGAGTAACGACCGTCCGGGGGGCGAATCAAATAAGCAGTATTTGGTTGGGTTTCTCATGACGGTAGCAGCCGCCGCGCTATATGGGTTTCTGTTGCCGTTGATTGAGTTGACGTACAAGAAGGCCAAGCAGGAAATTACGTATTCGCTGGTGATGGAGGTTCAGATAGTGATGTCTTTGTTTGCGACTCTTCTTTGCACAGTAGGGATGCTCATTAACAAGGACTTTAAG GCAATTCCAAGAGAGGCGAGGGAATTCGAGCTCGGGGAAACAAAGTACTATGTGGTGCTAGTATGGAGTGCGATTATTTGGCAGGGTTTCTTCTTGGGAGCGATTGGAATCATCTTCTGTGCCTCGTCTTTGCTATCTGCTGTTGTAATCGCTGTTCTACTCCCAGTTACAGAGGTCCTTGCTGTTATTTTCTACCAAGAAAAGTTTCAAGCAGAAAAAGGAGTTGCTCTGGTACTTTCTCTTTGGGGCTTTGCTTCGTACTTTTATGGAGAGGTAAAACagagcaagaagaagaagctccccCCAGAGACAGAAGTGCCTCAAATTCCCAATCCATGA
- the LOC133871651 gene encoding protein TRACHEARY ELEMENT DIFFERENTIATION-RELATED 7A-like — translation MSYPYYSPPPPSPVPCNPITPPPPPPSPVPCNPITSPPPHANHHAHPPPPSTPPPPHHHHGHPKPPPPPPPHHHHHHHHAHPKPPPPPPPPDHHQPPCPPSPTTPAIQPPAPTEAPPSHPISPPTPTITPVSPPRPHPNAPPPTPNDGPAPPPYKAPPPKPASPPPHSWSPPKPHTPAPAPQKTPPPNKARPPRSTPPKNAPKTPPTTATPPRGHYPPPPPTVPGDYTPPGFWPPPPYKSLPPSSQIASPPSGGHRTTIIAACVSAGGFLFIAFLLAGLFCSKRKKRPVMVPEVPCVEEHEEVHESIATGPYGEQTVTLSVEDDIQVHEAVGSSAMGLHGIAGGGSPREPAVPGSPTYPPGHHQHY, via the coding sequence ATGAGTTACCCATACTACTCTCCACCACCACCGTCACCTGTCCCATGTAACCCTATCACGCCTCCACCGCCTCCGCCATCACCTGTCCCTTGTAACCCTATCACGTCTCCCCCACCACATGCAAACCACCATGCCCATCCACCTCCACCATCTACGCCTCCACCGCCTCATCATCACCATGGTCATCCCaagccaccaccaccacctccaccgcatcaccaccaccaccaccaccatgcCCATCCAAAGccacctccaccacctccaccaccagACCACCACCAGCCACCGTGCCCACCTTCACCAACTACACCGGCCATCCAACCTCCCGCTCCGACTGAAGCACCGCCATCCCATCCCATATCTCCTCCAACCCCTACTATCACTCCGGTTTCACCACCGCGACCACACCCTAATGCACCGCCGCCAACACCAAATGATGGTCCAGCTCCACCACCATATAAGGCACCGCCACCTAAACCTGCATCTCCACCACCACATAGCTGGTCACCACCAAAACCACATACTCCAGCTCCAGCACCCCAAAAAACTCCACCTCCAAATAAGGCACGGCCACCTCGATCAACACCACCCAAAAATGCACCAAAAACACCTCCAACTACAGCAACACCGCCACGAGGACATTACCCACCACCCCCACCAACCGTTCCCGGTGATTATACCCCGCCAGGTTTTTGGCCTCCCCCTCCTTATAAATCTCTCCCACCATCATCACAAATTGCGTCGCCACCTTCCGGAGGCCACCGAACTACTATCATCGCGGCCTGCGTCTCCGCAGGCGGTTTTTTATTCATTGCGTTCCTCTTAGCTGGTCTCTTCTGctcaaagaggaagaagaggccAGTGATGGTTCCTGAAGTCCCTTGTGTTGAGGAACACGAAGAAGTCCATGAATCGATCGCAACCGGTCCCTATGGGGAGCAAACTGTAACACTGTCGGTAGAGGATGATATTCAAGTTCATGAAGCTGTGGGTTCTAGCGCTATGGGTTTGCATGGGATTGCTGGAGGAGGCTCTCCTCGTGAACCGGCGGTGCCTGGGTCTCCCACTTATCCTCCAGGCCATCACCAACACTACTAA
- the LOC133870589 gene encoding purine permease 1-like, producing the protein MKKVLLILNCILLSIGNCGSPLIMRLYFIHGGKRVWLSSWLETGGWPIVLLPLTVTYFHRRSTQGPRAKLYFMKPPLFIASAGIGIITGFDDYLYAYGLARLPVSTSSLIIASQLAFTAGFAFLLVRQKFTSYSINAVVLLSIGAGVLALDTRNDRPAGESNKQYLVGFLMTVAAAALYGFLLPLIELTYKKAKQEITYSLVMEVQIVMSLFATLLCTVGMLINKDFKAIPREAREFELGETKYYVVLVWSAIIQQGFFLGAIGIIFCASSLLSAVVIAVLLPVTEILAVIFYQEKFQAEKGVALVLSLWGFASYFYGEVKQSKKKKPPPETEVPQIPDS; encoded by the exons ATGAAGAAAGTCCTTCTCATACTGAACTGCATCCTATTATCTATCGGCAACTGCGGCAGCCCACTAATCATGAGGCTTTACTTCATCCACGGCGGCAAGCGAGTGTGGCTCTCCAGCTGGCTCGAAACCGGCGGCTGGCCCATCGTTCTCCTGCCCCTCACCGTCACATACTTTCACCGCCGTAGCACCCAAGGCCCAAGAGCCAAACTCTACTTCATGAAGCCACCTTTGTTCATCGCCTCCGCAGGCATAGGAATCATCACCGGCTTCGATGACTACCTCTACGCCTACGGCTTGGCGCGCCTTCCCGTTTCAACCTCTTCTTTGATCATTGCCTCTCAGCTTGCTTTTACGGCAGGGTTCGCTTTCCTTTTGGTGAGGCAAAAGTTCACCTCGTATTCGATCAACGCCGTGGTTTTGCTGAGCATTGGAGCGGGTGTTCTGGCTTTAGACACTCGTAACGACCGTCCGGCCGGCGAATCAAATAAGCAGTATTTGGTTGGGTTTCTCATGACGGTAGCAGCCGCCGCGCTATATGGGTTTCTGTTGCCGTTGATTGAGTTGACGTACAAGAAGGCCAAGCAGGAAATTACGTATTCGTTGGTGATGGAGGTTCAGATAGTGATGTCTTTGTTTGCGACTCTTCTTTGCACAGTAGGGATGCTCATTAACAAGGACTTTAAG GCAATTCCAAGAGAGGCGAGGGAATTCGAGCTCGGGGAAACAAAGTACTATGTGGTGCTAGTATGGAGTGCGATTATTCAGCAGGGTTTCTTCTTGGGAGCGATTGGAATCATCTTCTGTGCCTCGTCTTTGCTATCTGCTGTTGTAATCGCTGTTCTACTCCCAGTTACGGAGATCCTTGCTGTTATTTTCTACCAAGAAAAGTTTCAAGCAGAAAAAGGAGTTGCTCTGGTACTTTCTCTTTGGGGCTTTGCTTCATACTTTTATGGAGAGGTAAAACagagcaagaagaagaagccccCCCCAGAGACAGAAGTGCCTCAAATTCCCGATTCATGA
- the LOC133871806 gene encoding purine permease 3-like: MELEAQGNTAVKKVLLILNCILLSIGNCGGPLIMRLYFIHGGKRVWLSSWLETGGWPIVLLPLTVTYFHRRSTQGPRAKLFFMKPPLFIASAGIGILTGLDDYLYAYGVARLPISTTSLIVASHLAFTAGFAFLLVRQKFTSYKINALVLLTIGAGVLALHTSNDRPEGESNKQYFVGFLTTLGAAALYGFLLPLIELTYKKAKQEITYSLVMEVQIVMSLFATLFCTVGMLINKDFKAIPREAREFGLGETKYYVVLVWSAIFWQAFFLGAIGIIFCASSLLSAVVIAVLLPVTEVLAVIFYYEKFQAEKGVALALSLWGFTSYFYGEIKHSKNKKPTPVTEMPPIPNP, from the exons ATGGAACTGGAAGCTCAAGGTAACACTGCCGTGAAGAAAGTCCTTCTCATACTGAACTGCATCCTATTATCTATCGGCAACTGCGGCGGCCCACTAATCATGAGGCTTTACTTCATCCACGGCGGCAAGCGAGTGTGGCTCTCCAGCTGGCTAGAAACCGGCGGCTGGCCCATCGTTCTCCTGCCCCTCACCGTCACATACTTTCACCGCCGTAGCACCCAAGGCCCACGAGCCAAACTCTTCTTCATGAAGCCACCTTTGTTCATCGCCTCCGCAGGCATAGGAATCCTCACCGGCTTGGATGACTACCTCTATGCCTACGGCGTGGCACGCCTTCCCATTTCAACCACTTCTTTGATCGTTGCCTCTCACCTTGCTTTCACGGCGGGGTTTGCTTTCCTTTTGGTGAGGCAAAAGTTCACCTCGTATAAGATCAACGCGTTGGTTTTGCTGACCATTGGAGCTGGTGTTCTGGCTTTACACACGAGTAACGACCGTCCGGAGGGTGAATCAAATAAGCAgtattttgttgggtttctcACGACGCTTGGAGCCGCCGCGCTATATGGGTTTCTGTTGCCGTTGATTGAGTTGACGTACAAGAAGGCCAAGCAGGAAATTACGTATTCGCTGGTGATGGAGGTTCAGATAGTAATGTCTTTGTTTGCGACTCTTTTCTGCACAGTAGGGATGCTCATTAACAAGGACTTCAAG GCAATTCCAAGAGAGGCCAGGGAATTCGGGCTCGGGGAAACAAAGTACTATGTGGTGCTAGTATGGAGTGCTATTTTTTGGCAGGCTTTCTTCTTGGGAGCGATCGGAATCATCTTCTGTGCCTCGTCTTTGCTATCTGCTGTTGTAATCGCGGTTCTCCTCCCAGTGACGGAGGTCCTAGCTGTTATTTTCTACTACGAAAAGTTTCAGGCAGAAAAAGGAGTTGCTCTGGCGCTTTCTCTTTGGGGCTTTACTTCTTACTTTTATGGAGAGATAAAACATAGCAAGAATAAGAAGCCCACCCCAGTGACAGAAATGCCTCCAATTCCCAATCCATGA